The following are from one region of the Carnobacterium gallinarum DSM 4847 genome:
- a CDS encoding Csa1 family protein has product MKKRRKVIIGLALLLCVSVVVSGCKSKKNIVKEMTPLMYEYQKRPLMEYFSSRESSVNILNSAKNRTENGDLVSKGMVLKYYPTEKKAYGKYFERLYLKEAKVGEGDEVKETFIMFDGEKYHVKENAELTEEIKNFKFMIEEFDFTKDYTKNFKIEKSGYNFEVPSYSLTYKLPQIDREIEAYIKTKGLPQYGEESFLEFNKDGEGYSGGKVNLVIQQQPNISIYELINTSVSETGGNDYRALFLGEETENEQETSDLQ; this is encoded by the coding sequence ATGAAAAAAAGAAGAAAAGTCATTATTGGTCTAGCTTTATTACTATGTGTAAGTGTAGTTGTAAGTGGATGCAAGTCGAAAAAAAATATAGTGAAGGAAATGACCCCTTTAATGTATGAATATCAAAAACGTCCTTTGATGGAGTATTTTAGCTCGAGAGAAAGTAGTGTAAATATATTGAATTCTGCTAAGAATAGAACGGAGAATGGAGATTTAGTATCAAAAGGAATGGTATTAAAATATTATCCAACAGAAAAAAAAGCTTATGGAAAATATTTTGAAAGGTTGTATTTAAAAGAGGCAAAAGTGGGCGAAGGAGATGAAGTGAAGGAAACGTTCATAATGTTTGATGGAGAAAAATATCATGTAAAAGAGAATGCGGAATTAACTGAAGAAATAAAAAATTTCAAATTTATGATAGAAGAATTTGATTTTACAAAAGACTATACAAAAAATTTTAAGATTGAAAAGAGTGGCTATAATTTTGAAGTGCCTAGTTATTCATTAACCTACAAATTGCCACAAATAGATAGAGAAATCGAAGCTTATATAAAAACAAAAGGCTTACCTCAATACGGAGAAGAAAGTTTTTTAGAATTTAACAAAGATGGAGAAGGTTATTCGGGTGGAAAAGTAAATTTAGTCATTCAACAACAACCAAATATCTCTATTTATGAACTCATCAATACAAGTGTGAGTGAAACCGGTGGAAATGATTATCGAGCATTATTTTTAGGAGAGGAGACAGAAAATGAGCAAGAAACATCCGATTTACAATAA
- a CDS encoding Csa1 family protein — MKKRRKVIIGLALLLCVSVIVSGCKSKKNIVKEMTPLMYEYQKRPLMEYFSSRESSVLISNSADETLENSDLIVKGMVLKYYPTEKKAYGKYFEWLYPEDEKKNNEKKEIPVMFDSENYHVKEGIELTEEIKNFKFMVEEFDFTKESTKKLKVEKSGYNFEVPSYSLSYELSKNDETIKDYIQDKQLVKYDHATKIEFSRDGNGYSGGKIKLNIHRSPNVSINEFINTDSSETEGTDYRALFLGEETENEQETSDLQ; from the coding sequence ATGAAAAAAAGAAGAAAAGTCATTATTGGTCTAGCGTTATTACTATGTGTAAGTGTGATTGTCAGTGGATGTAAGTCGAAAAAAAATATAGTGAAGGAAATGACTCCGTTAATGTATGAATATCAAAAACGGCCTTTGATGGAGTATTTTAGTTCGAGAGAAAGTAGTGTTCTTATTTCTAATTCAGCTGATGAAACATTAGAAAATAGTGATTTAATAGTGAAAGGTATGGTGTTAAAGTACTATCCGACGGAAAAAAAAGCATATGGAAAATATTTTGAATGGCTCTATCCAGAAGATGAAAAAAAGAATAATGAAAAAAAAGAAATTCCAGTTATGTTTGATAGTGAAAATTATCATGTGAAAGAAGGCATTGAGTTAACAGAAGAAATAAAAAACTTTAAGTTTATGGTCGAAGAATTTGATTTTACTAAGGAATCTACAAAAAAATTGAAGGTTGAAAAAAGCGGCTATAACTTTGAAGTACCCAGTTATTCGCTTTCATACGAATTATCTAAAAATGATGAAACAATTAAAGATTATATACAAGATAAACAGTTGGTAAAGTATGATCACGCGACTAAGATTGAATTTAGCAGGGATGGCAATGGGTATTCTGGAGGGAAAATAAAATTAAACATTCATAGAAGTCCTAATGTATCAATTAACGAGTTTATTAATACAGATTCAAGTGAAACAGAAGGAACTGATTATCGAGCATTATTTTTAGGAGAGGAGACAGAAAATGAGCAAGAAACATCCGATTTACAATAA
- a CDS encoding Csa1 family protein: MKKRRKVIIGLALLICISVVVSGCKSKKNIVKEMTPLMYEYQKRPLMEYFSSGESSILIQNSASNVLENGDSLTKGMVLKYYPTEKKAYGEYFEWLFPKEDGKEDEEKNFPVMYENGNYYMKEGIELTEEIKNFKFMVEEFDFTQEYTKNLKIEKSGYNFEVPDYSLLYELPKNDDMIKNYIKNKQLLKYDYATDIGFSRNGNGYSGGRIKLNIHRNPNIYISESISRDTSETSGNDYRALFLGEETENEQETSDLQ, encoded by the coding sequence ATGAAAAAAAGAAGAAAAGTCATTATTGGTCTAGCGTTATTAATATGTATAAGTGTAGTAGTAAGTGGATGCAAGTCGAAAAAAAATATAGTGAAAGAAATGACTCCGTTAATGTATGAATATCAAAAACGTCCTTTGATGGAGTATTTTAGCTCGGGGGAAAGTAGTATTCTTATACAAAATTCAGCTAGTAATGTATTGGAAAATGGAGATTCATTAACTAAAGGTATGGTTTTAAAATACTACCCGACAGAAAAAAAAGCTTATGGAGAATATTTTGAATGGTTATTTCCTAAAGAAGATGGTAAAGAAGATGAAGAAAAAAATTTTCCTGTAATGTATGAAAATGGAAATTATTATATGAAAGAAGGCATCGAGCTAACAGAAGAAATAAAAAATTTCAAGTTTATGGTCGAAGAATTTGATTTTACTCAAGAGTATACAAAAAATCTTAAAATTGAAAAAAGTGGTTATAACTTTGAAGTACCAGATTATTCACTTTTATATGAATTGCCTAAAAATGATGACATGATTAAGAATTATATAAAGAATAAACAGTTGTTGAAGTATGATTATGCGACTGATATAGGATTTAGTAGGAATGGAAATGGGTATTCGGGTGGAAGAATAAAATTAAATATTCATCGAAATCCAAATATTTACATTAGTGAATCGATTAGTAGAGATACAAGTGAAACAAGTGGAAATGATTATCGAGCATTATTTTTAGGAGAGGAGACAGAAAATGAGCAAGAAACATCCGATTTACAATAA
- a CDS encoding SA1320 family protein encodes MSKKHPIYNKNGESTSSVSKVSYGIETLLVDGASADDIQIYITSLYKDENFPPNLQYIDSYYDEGGTCGVAFLDTTTGKVVLGYAGTHMDADGMKDVLIDAGIILGNTGHSAPAVDFYNEIAKVGYPITLTGHSLGGNIAVLVALITNNPTTVTYNGAPLSVSNGIEIFLNFLNAGFPEQLTAEIMMQILSSENKEFLEELMKNFDGDITRFVSEKDELNGISDVFEGVYIGNEYRIYNKNTHSIDFFLEEDMQTYLTKILDLEQQKTIYEDVGVDVDGDGKLDVIRSGRQLVVKNLLGTPGANAGGSGGKIQINPESLLNLSVNIQGMARDDMVWVNQNITQCESKNESITGSFETRKEQLNQAVVDGLNGSGLGTLLAGINDSFGKIKDKKSTLKTVADFDAYSITRKFDYLGESGKRKWFKGGDEWTFPDVSDFGKQLKQLMSASSILIHNIETNGEFNYTTNDGSTKIYQYDTISDISKAIVGITNGLEPKIKKVFKGLGLRKGNNDGISQSLTEVFEIEHQNASELAKALSTISALSTSIAINYQEKDKWIAESIKNGESSSAPNVLNVPKTYEAFLKETQIFDDVKDVLQAFDKQVEKQSQDLSKIIGTSYTDILDRLEAKTKVVSEGMNELKNMINALSKEMDKEITYEDETMKLVTLPVDTSKTASPGPIAPINKWEKETKRGSAGVLSSHFPGDVQVAIKDLKDNVLPLLDVFNAVLTASQMFNNEVNTMENYLKSVVEKAVYTALDLDEIVKVQMLSGEVIQRMMSELTNLDDRLKFGNIGLAIKSLSSQVGAVKKLLGYFNELIQNCFGQQIGGSKSSSSKGQKENSYTGSF; translated from the coding sequence ATGAGCAAGAAACATCCGATTTACAATAAAAATGGGGAAAGTACCAGTTCGGTTTCAAAAGTTAGTTATGGTATAGAAACGTTGTTAGTAGATGGAGCCAGTGCAGACGATATACAAATTTATATAACTAGTTTATACAAAGACGAAAATTTCCCACCTAACCTTCAATACATCGACAGTTATTACGATGAAGGTGGAACCTGTGGTGTTGCTTTTCTAGATACAACTACTGGTAAAGTGGTATTAGGATACGCAGGTACACATATGGACGCAGATGGAATGAAGGATGTATTAATAGATGCGGGTATTATACTAGGAAATACAGGACATTCGGCACCAGCAGTCGATTTTTATAACGAGATTGCAAAAGTAGGCTACCCTATTACACTTACAGGACACTCTTTAGGTGGAAATATTGCCGTATTAGTTGCTTTAATTACCAATAATCCAACAACTGTAACCTATAATGGTGCGCCGTTATCTGTATCGAATGGAATTGAAATTTTTCTGAATTTTCTTAATGCAGGTTTTCCCGAACAACTTACAGCAGAAATTATGATGCAGATATTGTCTTCAGAAAATAAAGAATTCTTAGAAGAATTAATGAAAAATTTTGATGGAGATATTACTCGATTTGTATCAGAAAAAGATGAGTTAAATGGTATATCTGATGTATTTGAGGGGGTTTATATTGGAAATGAATATAGGATTTACAATAAAAATACTCATTCAATTGATTTCTTTTTAGAGGAGGATATGCAAACGTATCTTACAAAAATTCTAGACTTGGAACAACAGAAAACAATTTATGAAGACGTTGGAGTAGATGTAGATGGTGATGGAAAATTAGATGTGATTCGTTCGGGGCGTCAGTTAGTAGTAAAGAATTTATTAGGAACCCCAGGAGCTAATGCTGGTGGTAGTGGTGGAAAAATTCAGATTAATCCAGAATCACTGCTGAACCTAAGTGTGAATATTCAAGGAATGGCACGAGATGATATGGTTTGGGTGAATCAAAACATTACACAATGTGAGTCTAAAAATGAGTCCATTACAGGTTCATTTGAAACAAGAAAAGAGCAGTTAAATCAAGCTGTGGTTGACGGTTTAAATGGTAGTGGTTTAGGAACCTTGTTAGCGGGGATTAATGATTCATTTGGGAAGATAAAAGATAAAAAAAGTACTTTAAAGACCGTCGCAGACTTCGATGCTTATTCCATTACAAGAAAGTTTGATTATTTAGGAGAAAGTGGAAAACGAAAATGGTTTAAAGGTGGGGATGAATGGACGTTTCCTGATGTAAGTGATTTTGGAAAACAGTTGAAACAATTGATGTCTGCTAGTAGTATTTTAATTCATAATATTGAAACAAATGGGGAATTTAACTATACCACAAATGATGGCAGTACAAAAATTTATCAGTATGATACAATTTCTGATATTTCTAAAGCGATTGTAGGAATTACCAATGGACTAGAGCCGAAGATCAAAAAAGTATTTAAAGGACTTGGTTTAAGAAAGGGAAATAATGATGGAATTTCCCAATCCTTAACAGAAGTATTTGAAATTGAGCATCAAAATGCGTCTGAATTGGCTAAAGCATTGTCAACCATTAGCGCCCTTAGTACGTCTATTGCGATTAATTATCAAGAAAAGGATAAGTGGATTGCAGAATCAATAAAAAATGGAGAATCTAGTTCAGCTCCTAATGTACTAAACGTCCCAAAAACGTATGAAGCTTTCTTAAAAGAAACACAAATTTTTGATGATGTGAAAGATGTTTTACAAGCTTTTGATAAACAAGTTGAGAAGCAAAGTCAGGACTTAAGTAAAATAATTGGGACGTCCTATACGGATATTTTAGATAGATTGGAAGCCAAGACAAAAGTAGTTAGTGAAGGAATGAATGAATTAAAAAACATGATTAATGCTCTTTCAAAAGAAATGGATAAAGAGATTACTTATGAGGATGAAACAATGAAATTAGTAACTCTACCAGTTGATACAAGTAAAACAGCATCTCCAGGTCCAATCGCACCTATAAATAAGTGGGAGAAAGAAACTAAACGAGGGAGTGCAGGAGTGTTGAGTAGTCATTTTCCAGGAGATGTACAAGTTGCTATTAAAGATCTCAAAGATAATGTTTTACCTTTATTAGATGTATTTAATGCAGTCCTCACTGCATCTCAAATGTTTAATAATGAAGTGAATACTATGGAAAATTACTTAAAATCAGTAGTAGAAAAAGCGGTATATACAGCTTTAGATTTAGATGAAATAGTTAAAGTTCAGATGCTTTCAGGTGAGGTCATTCAGCGGATGATGTCTGAATTAACCAATTTAGATGATAGGTTAAAATTTGGTAACATAGGATTAGCGATTAAAAGCTTATCCTCTCAAGTTGGAGCTGTAAAAAAATTATTAGGTTATTTCAATGAATTGATACAAAATTGTTTTGGTCAACAAATTGGGGGCTCTAAAAGTAGCAGTTCCAAAGGACAAAAAGAGAATAGTTATACTGGAAGTTTTTAG
- a CDS encoding ABC transporter permease: MFLAWNEIKFSKTRFILIVGVMFLVSYLVFFLTGLAYGLAQDNRLVVDKWDAAGIVLNSEANDNLSASTILLGDVSKIKGKPENNAKLGQLAGVITKKGTSDKININVFGINQDEFINPTVTEGRTFKSKNEVVVDDSLKEKDIQLNDEIKLSTTGDILKVVGFTTNSKFNTAPIIYMSLEQWQVAKFGQADNSDQGKISGVVIKSGNLDNLGLDKEKLSAITSQTFIANIPGYTAQTLTFGIMIGFLFVIAAFVIGIFIYVLTLQKSSMFGVMKAQGIATSYIAKSIVAQTFILAVLGVGIGLVLTLVTAALLPNAVPYMTNYLFLASFTGVLVGVAILGALFSVRTIVKIDPLEAIGG, translated from the coding sequence ATGTTCTTAGCATGGAATGAAATTAAATTTTCTAAAACAAGATTTATATTGATTGTAGGTGTGATGTTTTTAGTGTCTTATTTAGTTTTTTTTCTAACGGGACTGGCCTATGGTTTGGCACAAGATAATCGTTTGGTGGTAGATAAGTGGGATGCAGCGGGGATTGTTTTAAATAGTGAGGCCAATGACAATTTGTCGGCGTCAACGATTCTTCTAGGGGATGTTTCAAAAATCAAGGGAAAGCCTGAGAATAATGCAAAACTAGGCCAATTGGCAGGGGTTATTACTAAAAAAGGGACTTCAGATAAAATAAATATCAATGTTTTTGGAATCAATCAAGATGAATTTATTAATCCGACGGTCACAGAAGGTCGAACCTTTAAAAGTAAAAATGAAGTGGTTGTAGATGATAGTTTAAAGGAAAAAGACATTCAACTAAATGATGAGATTAAACTCTCAACAACGGGTGATATACTGAAAGTAGTTGGTTTTACAACGAATAGTAAATTCAATACAGCTCCGATTATTTATATGAGTTTAGAGCAATGGCAAGTGGCTAAATTTGGGCAAGCAGATAACTCTGATCAGGGAAAGATTAGTGGGGTTGTGATTAAATCCGGTAATCTTGATAACTTAGGGTTGGATAAAGAGAAGTTAAGCGCAATTACAAGTCAGACTTTTATTGCCAATATCCCTGGATATACGGCGCAAACATTAACCTTTGGGATTATGATTGGCTTTCTATTTGTGATTGCTGCATTTGTAATTGGTATTTTTATTTACGTATTGACGCTACAAAAAAGTAGTATGTTTGGCGTAATGAAAGCGCAAGGAATAGCAACAAGTTATATTGCCAAGTCAATTGTCGCTCAAACCTTTATTTTAGCTGTTTTAGGTGTGGGCATTGGATTAGTTTTAACCTTAGTAACAGCGGCACTTTTGCCAAATGCAGTTCCATATATGACAAACTATTTATTTTTGGCTAGTTTTACTGGCGTTTTAGTAGGTGTAGCGATTTTAGGAGCCCTGTTCTCAGTTAGAACAATTGTTAAAATTGATCCATTAGAAGCGATAGGAGGTTAG